The following are from one region of the Rhizobium sullae genome:
- the secG gene encoding preprotein translocase subunit SecG: MQTVLIVIHLMIVLALVGVVLIQRSEGGGLGIGGGSGFMSARGTANALTRTTAILAALFFVTSLGLGILTRYQGSPTDILDRIPATSGQGNGILDSLGGGTPQQPANQPAGNGVPNGGTAAPAGQAPAANAPATQTAPAAPAAPAQPGGVPTGQ, from the coding sequence ATGCAGACAGTATTGATTGTCATCCACCTCATGATCGTGCTGGCGCTTGTCGGCGTCGTGCTCATCCAGCGTTCGGAAGGCGGCGGCCTCGGCATCGGCGGCGGCTCCGGCTTCATGTCGGCGCGCGGCACGGCTAATGCGCTGACACGTACCACCGCCATCCTTGCCGCGCTGTTCTTCGTCACTTCGCTCGGCCTCGGCATCCTGACACGTTATCAGGGCAGCCCAACCGACATTCTCGACCGCATCCCGGCAACGAGCGGGCAGGGCAACGGCATTCTCGATTCGCTTGGCGGCGGCACTCCGCAGCAGCCCGCGAACCAGCCTGCCGGCAATGGCGTTCCGAATGGCGGCACAGCAGCTCCCGCTGGACAGGCACCGGCAGCCAACGCTCCTGCGACGCAGACCGCACCGGCGGCACCGGCGGCTCCGGCCCAACCGGGCGGCGTCCCGACCGGGCAGTAA
- the parE gene encoding DNA topoisomerase IV subunit B has protein sequence MDDSNDLFSGIPLTPKQEAAAKPAAPPERPAASAPRPAPSTAGSDDYGASSIRVLEGLEPVRMRPGMYIGGTDEKALHHLFAEVIDNSMDEAVAGHANFIEVHLDIQGYLTVSDNGRGIPVENHPQVPGKSTLEVIMTKLHAGGKFDGKAYETSGGLHGVGVSVVNALSDDLEVEVARNRKLYRQRFSRGLPQGGLEELGDVHNRRGTRVRFHPDPQIFGDHAKFDAGRVFRMARSKAYLFGGVEIRWSCDEGVLPEGSEIPDKAVFHFPGGLKDYLQATMGKEFTVTREIFAGKTEKASGHGSLEWAITWYGGDQQIHSYCNTIPTPEGGTHEAGLRIALTKGLKAHADLTQNKRAAQITTDDVMISAVGMLSVFIREPEFVGQTKDRLATVEAQRIVENALRDPFDHYLADNPNEAEKLLDWVIERAEERLRRRKEKEVNRKTAVRKLRLPGKLADCSQNTAQGAELFIVEGDSAGGSAKQARNRANQAILPLRGKILNVASAGREKLGANQQLADLVQALGCGTRSKYREEDLRYERIVVMTDADVDGAHIASLLITFFYQEMPELVRGGHLFLAVPPLYKITQGAKSAYARDDAHRQELMETEFRGKGKIEVSRFKGLGEMLPAQLKETTMDPSKRTLLRVVIDEVDFEGTRTAVDDLMGTKPDARFRFIQERAAFAENLDI, from the coding sequence ATGGATGACAGCAACGACCTCTTCTCCGGAATACCCCTGACGCCCAAGCAGGAGGCGGCTGCAAAGCCCGCCGCGCCCCCCGAAAGGCCTGCGGCGTCTGCTCCGCGCCCTGCCCCGTCCACTGCGGGCTCGGACGACTACGGCGCATCCTCCATCCGCGTTCTGGAGGGGCTGGAACCGGTGCGCATGCGCCCCGGCATGTATATCGGCGGCACGGACGAAAAGGCGCTGCACCATCTCTTTGCCGAAGTCATCGACAACTCAATGGACGAGGCGGTCGCCGGCCATGCGAACTTCATCGAGGTGCATCTCGATATCCAGGGCTACCTGACGGTCAGCGATAATGGCCGCGGCATCCCGGTCGAGAACCATCCACAGGTTCCCGGCAAATCGACGCTCGAAGTCATCATGACCAAGCTTCATGCCGGCGGCAAGTTCGACGGCAAGGCGTACGAGACCTCCGGCGGCCTGCACGGCGTCGGGGTTTCGGTCGTCAACGCGCTGTCCGACGATCTCGAGGTCGAAGTAGCGCGCAACCGCAAGCTTTACCGTCAGCGCTTTTCGCGCGGTCTGCCACAAGGTGGCCTCGAGGAGCTCGGCGATGTGCATAACCGCCGCGGCACCCGCGTGCGCTTCCATCCCGATCCGCAGATTTTCGGCGACCATGCGAAGTTCGATGCCGGGCGCGTCTTCCGCATGGCGCGGTCGAAGGCTTATCTTTTTGGCGGCGTCGAAATCCGCTGGAGCTGCGACGAAGGCGTCCTGCCGGAAGGCTCCGAAATCCCGGACAAGGCAGTCTTCCACTTCCCCGGCGGCCTGAAGGACTACCTGCAGGCTACGATGGGCAAGGAATTCACCGTCACCCGCGAAATCTTCGCCGGCAAGACGGAGAAGGCGAGCGGCCATGGCTCGCTCGAATGGGCCATCACCTGGTACGGCGGCGACCAGCAGATCCATTCCTACTGCAACACCATTCCGACGCCCGAGGGCGGCACGCATGAAGCGGGTCTGCGCATCGCGTTGACCAAGGGCCTGAAGGCCCATGCCGACCTGACGCAGAACAAGCGCGCCGCGCAGATCACCACGGATGACGTGATGATTTCGGCAGTCGGCATGCTCTCCGTTTTTATCCGCGAGCCGGAATTCGTCGGCCAGACCAAGGACAGGCTCGCGACCGTCGAGGCGCAGCGCATCGTCGAAAACGCGCTTCGCGATCCCTTCGATCACTATCTGGCGGACAATCCCAACGAGGCCGAAAAGTTACTCGACTGGGTCATCGAGCGCGCCGAAGAGCGTCTGCGTCGCCGCAAGGAAAAGGAAGTCAACCGCAAGACGGCCGTGCGCAAATTGCGCCTGCCCGGCAAACTGGCCGATTGCTCACAGAACACGGCGCAGGGTGCCGAACTCTTCATCGTCGAAGGCGACTCGGCAGGCGGCTCCGCCAAGCAGGCGCGCAACCGCGCCAATCAGGCGATCCTGCCTCTGCGCGGCAAGATCCTGAACGTAGCGAGCGCCGGCCGCGAAAAGCTCGGCGCCAACCAGCAATTGGCGGATCTCGTACAGGCGCTCGGCTGCGGCACACGTTCCAAATATCGAGAGGAAGACCTGCGTTACGAGCGCATCGTCGTGATGACTGATGCCGACGTCGACGGCGCTCACATCGCGTCGTTGCTGATCACCTTCTTCTACCAGGAGATGCCCGAGCTTGTGCGCGGCGGCCACCTGTTCCTGGCCGTGCCGCCGCTCTACAAGATCACCCAGGGTGCCAAGTCCGCCTACGCGCGCGACGACGCCCACAGGCAGGAGCTGATGGAAACGGAATTCAGGGGCAAGGGGAAGATAGAGGTCAGCCGCTTCAAAGGTCTCGGCGAAATGCTTCCGGCGCAGCTCAAGGAAACCACCATGGACCCCAGCAAGCGGACTCTGCTACGCGTGGTGATAGACGAGGTTGATTTCGAGGGAACACGCACGGCGGTGGACGACCTGATGGGCACGAAACCGGACGCGCGCTTCCGCTTCATTCAGGAGCGTGCCGCCTTTGCCGAAAACCTCGATATTTGA
- a CDS encoding phospholipase: MRMSTSHCTIIAAIAAFFLSADIGTAAADALPPYKDELFSRQNVLQTADGGAFEAIEYDEMRDINGRDQIPEKRAQQKYVSLGVRKQQQDETLSLNGRRVDVTRVGPGDNAAFTAIFIHGRGGDRRLGANDYSFGGNFNRLKNLAVANGGVYYSPTVRTFDGEGVADIAELIRYASEKSGHPPVILSCASMGSQICWGIARDPGSVKRLKGMIVLSGVTDPDFARSAFYKARLPLWFVHGSRDPVYAAAGQQAFFKRLRETKYPAHFTLFQNGNHGTPIRMIDWRRVLNWFLAS; encoded by the coding sequence ATGAGAATGTCCACAAGTCATTGCACGATTATCGCCGCAATTGCGGCCTTTTTCCTGTCCGCCGATATCGGCACCGCTGCAGCCGATGCTTTACCGCCCTACAAGGACGAACTTTTCTCTAGACAGAACGTGCTGCAGACCGCCGACGGCGGCGCCTTCGAAGCCATCGAATACGACGAGATGCGCGACATCAACGGCCGCGACCAGATCCCCGAAAAGCGCGCGCAGCAGAAATACGTGTCGCTCGGCGTGCGCAAGCAGCAGCAGGACGAAACATTGTCACTCAATGGCCGCAGGGTGGATGTCACCAGGGTGGGACCGGGAGACAATGCGGCGTTCACCGCCATCTTCATCCACGGGCGTGGCGGTGACCGTCGGCTCGGCGCCAACGACTACAGCTTCGGCGGTAATTTCAATCGCCTCAAGAACCTCGCGGTAGCCAATGGCGGCGTCTATTATTCACCGACCGTGCGCACGTTCGACGGCGAAGGCGTAGCAGACATCGCCGAACTGATCCGTTATGCGAGCGAGAAATCCGGCCACCCCCCGGTGATCCTTTCGTGCGCCTCCATGGGCAGCCAGATTTGCTGGGGCATTGCGCGCGACCCAGGCAGCGTCAAACGGCTGAAAGGCATGATCGTCCTGAGCGGCGTCACGGATCCGGATTTCGCAAGGAGCGCGTTCTACAAGGCGAGGCTACCGCTTTGGTTCGTCCATGGCAGCCGCGATCCGGTCTATGCGGCTGCCGGCCAGCAGGCGTTCTTCAAAAGGCTTCGTGAGACGAAATACCCTGCCCATTTCACGCTCTTTCAAAACGGCAACCACGGCACGCCGATCCGGATGATCGATTGGCGAAGAGTTTTGAACTGGTTCCTCGCCTCTTAG
- the tpiA gene encoding triose-phosphate isomerase has product MTPDVRPLVAGNWKMNGTRASLDQIKAIAEGVNSPLAKNVEALICPPATLLYVATALCTDSPLAIGAQDCHQNPSGAHTGDISAEMIADCFGTYVIVGHSERRTDHAETDHLVRAKAEAAFAADLTAIICIGETADQRKAGQTLDILKRQLSASVPDSATPENTVIAYEPVWAIGTGLTPTVRDVEKAHAFMRSELVARFGANGSKIRILYGGSVKPGNAGELMGVTNVDGALIGGASLKASDFLAIFGAYEALLA; this is encoded by the coding sequence ATGACACCTGACGTGCGCCCGCTCGTGGCGGGAAACTGGAAAATGAACGGCACGCGCGCCTCTCTCGATCAGATCAAGGCGATTGCGGAAGGCGTGAATTCGCCGCTCGCCAAGAACGTCGAGGCGCTCATCTGCCCGCCCGCGACGCTGCTCTATGTCGCGACCGCGCTTTGCACCGACAGCCCGCTCGCGATCGGCGCGCAGGATTGCCATCAAAACCCGTCGGGTGCTCATACCGGCGATATCTCAGCCGAGATGATCGCCGATTGCTTCGGAACCTACGTGATCGTTGGCCATTCCGAGCGCCGGACGGACCACGCCGAGACCGACCATCTCGTCCGCGCCAAGGCCGAGGCTGCCTTTGCCGCCGATCTCACCGCCATCATCTGCATCGGCGAGACGGCCGACCAGCGCAAGGCAGGGCAGACGCTCGACATTCTCAAGCGGCAGCTTTCGGCCTCTGTACCGGATAGCGCGACACCCGAAAACACCGTGATTGCCTACGAACCCGTCTGGGCGATCGGCACCGGCCTCACGCCGACGGTGCGGGACGTCGAGAAGGCGCACGCCTTCATGCGCTCGGAACTTGTCGCCCGCTTCGGCGCGAATGGCAGTAAAATCCGCATCCTCTATGGCGGCTCCGTCAAGCCCGGCAATGCCGGGGAACTGATGGGCGTTACCAATGTCGACGGCGCGTTGATTGGCGGCGCGAGCTTGAAAGCATCCGATTTCCTCGCCATCTTCGGCGCATACGAAGCGCTGCTCGCGTGA